The genomic interval TCCCCAAAAACAGCTTCGTTGTTGTTAGAAAGCTCTCGGCATCCGCCATCAATTCTTTCAGCCGGTCACAACTTGGCGGCGGATTGGCGCCAAAGTCGGCGTCCTGGTGCAACTGCGTGGCGTGTTTGAACCGCTCGCCGAACTCCGGCGGGATCAGGCCCGTCTTCACGAACTCACGCTGAAACTTCGCGGCGACATTGCCGTCCCGGGACGGGCCAAACTCCTTCGTCGCCAGCAGTGCGCACGCGCAATAGAACATCGAGAAATACACGCGGTCCATCGTGCCACGGCACATCCTTTGGTCGATGAGCAAACGCGCCTCGTTCAGGCTCTCATTGGCTTGTGTGAGCCGCAAATTGATCAAATCTTGGGCCTCGGGCGTCACGGCGCGATTTAGATATCGAGGTTCCGGACGTTCAAAGCGTTGTCCTCGATGAATTGCCGACGGGGCGCAACCTCGTCACCCATGAGAATGTCGAACATGGTGTCGGTGGCGGCCACATCCATCAATTCCACCTTGAGCATCTTGCGCCGCTCGGGATCCATCGTCGTTTCCCAAAGCTGTTCGGGATTCATTTCACCCAAGCCTTTGTAACGCTGGATCGTGAGACCGCGTTTGCCGATTTCCTTGATCTGCTCCAGAATCTGCGGAATGGAATGAATCTCGGATCGGCGCTCCTCGACTTTCGCCTTGGGCTTCTTCGCTTCGGCTTTGGCGCTCGCTTTCGCTGGAGCAGTACCCACCTTGGCCAAAGCTGCGTCTGGCAAAGCTTCGCCGTCCACAGGCTCAGCGACGGTGACGTTCCCTTCCATCAGTTCAAAGAGCGGCTTTTCCTGCGCGGCGTAGTGATCGAGGTTGAAACCTTTCTTCTCGAGCGCTTCGATCATCGACTGGATACTATTGGCCTCGGGAAGCGGCAGGGGCTTTGCGACGATCGCCTTCGGGTTGTCCCCGTTCTTGGCCTCGGGTACAACCTCTTCATCAGGGCTGATGTCGTATTTGTCACAGAGCTTGGCCCATTCCTTGTCGGTGCGGGCAAACTCGAAGCTGACGACCCCATTCTGCTTGAGGCGAACGGCGTAGGACGGGACTTCGCCGGATTTTTCATCACGCGCGGCAAGGTATTCTTCAAACTTGATGCCACGTCGCTCGATGGTGTCGACGAGCTTCTCGAGTTCCTGTAATGATTCGAGGACCGAGATCAACGGCTGACCCGAGAATTCCTTCCTGTCTTTGAGTCGATTCAGCCGAATGTCCTCAGAGCCGAGTTCGATCAGGATTCGGCTCATCTGATCGTCATTCTCGATGTACTCTTCGCGTTTCTTGCGCTTGATCTTGTATAACGGCGGCTGCGCGATGTAGATGAAGCCGCCCTTGATGAGTTCCGGCATCTTGCGATAGAAGAACGTCAGCAGCAACGTCCGAATGTGTGAGCCGTCCACGTCGGCGTCGGTCATGATCACAATCTTGTGATACCGCAGTCGGTTGAGGTCGAAGGCACCTTCGCCTTCGCCCGTGCCGAAACCCGTGCCGATGGCGGTGATCATCGTGCGAATTTCATTGTTGTTGAGGATCTGATCCAGGCGCGCCTTCTCGACGTTAAGCAACTTGCCGCGGATGGGCAGGATGGCCTGGAACTGGCGGTTGCGCCCCTGCTTGGCAGAGCCACCAGCGCTATCGCCCTCAACGATGTACAACTCGCAGAATTCAGGGTTGCGCTCGGAACAATCCGCCAATTTGCCCGGCAGTCCGCCACCGGCAAACGCGCCTTTACGGACGGCTTCGCGCGCTTTGCGGGCGGCTTCGCGAGCACGGGCCGCGGTAAGGGACTTGTCCACGATGCGACGGCCAATGGGCGGGTTTTGCTCCAGGAACGTCATCAGGCCTTCGTAAACGATCGACGAAACGATGCCTTCGACTTCGCCATTGCCGAGCTTGGTCTTGGTCTGGCCTTCGAACTGGGGATTCGGGACCTTCACGCTGATGACCGCCGTCAGACCTTCGCGCAAGTCCTCACCGCTGAGGCTCGGATCCTTTTCCTTCAATAGACTGTTGGACTTGGCATATTGATTGACGGCTTTGGTCAGCGCCGATCGGAAACCACTCAGGTGCGTGCCGCCCTCGATGGTGTTGATGTTGTTCGCGTAGGCGTAGACGGACTCGTTGTAGCCTTCGTTGTATTGGATTGCGACCTCGGCGGCGATGCCGTCTTTCTCTTTCGAAACGTAGATGACTTTCGGATGAAGAGGTTCTTTGGCGCGGTTGATGTGCTTGATGAACTCTTCAATGCCGCCATTGAACTTGAAGAGATCCTGCTTGTCATTACGCTCGTCCTTGAGCGTGATTTCAATGCCGCGATTGAGGAACGCCAGTTCACGCAACCGGTTTGCCAAGATGTCGTACTTGTAGTCGATGACCGGGAAGATTTCACTGTCGGCCTTGAACGTGATCTTTGTGCCCGTGCCCTTCGCCTTGCCGATCACTTCGAGCTTGGATGCCGTCTTGCCGCGCTTGAAGCGCATGTGATGGACCTTGCCATCGCGTTTCACCTCGACTTCAAGCCATTCACTGAGCGCGTTGACGCAGGTCACGCCAACGCCGTGCAAACCACCGGAAACCGTGTAGGATTTCTTGTCGAATTTGCCGCCGGCATGCAGGACCGTCAGCACTACCTCGACAGCCGGCTTCTTCTCCGTCTTGTGCATGTCCACGGGAATGCCGCGTCCATCGTCAACGACGGTGATTGAATTGTCGACGCGGATGGTGGCCTCGATGTGCTTGCAGAAACCCGCGAGCGCCTCGTCGATTGAGTTATCGACGACCTCATAAACCAGATGGTGCAGGCCTCGTTCGCCGGTGTCGCCGATATACATCGCAGGGCGCTTGCGAACGGCTTCCACACCTTCCAGTTTTTGTATCTTATCGGCAGTATAATCACTGGCGCCGAGGGCCTCTATCGGGCGGTCTGGTTCTTTTGAAAGTGACTTTTCCACTATGCGTTTTTTCTCCAGAAGCTTACTGGGCATCTAAATTCCCCCTCCTTCAACCAACCTTAGAACACTACCGAAACTTGGCTTGTTCTGCAATCAGAATCATTACTTTTTTTTCGTATATAACTAGCGATGACCGTGAATGTTCTAGCAAATCGGTCGCGTTCAAAAATAGTCGATTGACAGTAGGTATTATCGTGCTAAAATATAGCATCTTTAGCAAGATACTAATGATTAAATGAAGGCGTCAGTAAAAAGTGATTACGCGTGTCGTGCGGTGGAGGCATTGGCTCTCCATCACCCGAACGCGCGTCCACTGCGGATTGAGGAAATTGCGCACCGAGAGGCGATTCCAGCGAACTATCTCGTGCAGATTCTGATCGAGTTGAAGAGCAAGGGACTCATCCAGAGCCGACGGGGAAAGGCTGGCGGATACGCTCTGGCCAAGGCACCCCGTGAGATCACAGTGGGCGACGTTTTGCGGGCGGTACAGGGTGACGTCTTGGAGATGCCGTTACTCTTGGAGTCGCGCTGTCCGGAAGAGATCAAGCGCGCCTGGCGGCGGATCAAGCAGGCTGCCGAACAGGCGGCGGACGATGTCAATTTTGAGGAGATTTGCGCGGAGGCCAAGAGCCGACCAGAGATGTATTACATCTAGAATCTGCGCCGTTGACAGCCTTTTGTTCTTTGATATAGTTCCTCGCGTTCCCTGAAAGGTTTTCGGGAACAACTCATCAAGAGCGGTCGAGGGACTGGCCCGTAGAAGCCGCGGCAACCGTTCAGCCAAGTAGTTGGTGGTTGAAGACAAGGTGCCAATTCCAGCTCCGAGGCCCGACGCAAGTCGGGAGCGGGGGAAGATGAGGGGAGAATCGAGTTGTCTTGATGCCTCTTCATCGTCGACCCACGTCTCGGGGACGCTGAAGGGGTTGTTTTTTTGCCCCTAGGCAGCGACGGTCGCTACTTGGTGAAGAAAGCGAGAAGGTAGATGAAGGCAAAACATGGATTCTTCACCAGTCTAAAGTGTCGCGAGTGCGGGCGCCATTACCCGAAAGAGGCGTTGCATGTCTGCGAATTCTGCTTCGGTCCGCTCGAAGTTGATTACGACTACGACTTGATCAAAACCGTGCTGACACGGGACAAAATTCAGTCGCGCCCTACGAATATGTGGCGGTACCGGGAGTTGTTGCCGATCGAAGGTGAGCCGACCATCGGCTTTCAGGTCGGCTTCACCCCGCTCGTCAAGGCGGATCGCCTGGCGAAGCGGCTGGGCCTGCGCGAGGTCTGGGTGAAGAACGATACAGTCAACTACCCGACATTGTCCTTCAAGGACCGCGTGGTCAGCGTGGCCTTGTCACGCGCGCGGGAGTTGGGTTTTGAAATCGTTGCCTGCGCATCGACCGGCAATCTCGCGAATTCCGTTGCGGCCAATGCGGCGAGTGGCGGACTGAAGAGTTACGTCTTTATCCCGGCCGACCTGGAAACAGGGAAAGTACTCGGCTCGCTGGTGTACGGAACGAACGTCATCGGCATTCGAGGCACGTACGACGCGGTAAATCGCCTCTGCAGCGAAATCGCGGGCAAGTACGGCTGGGCCTTTGTGAATGTGAACATCCGGCCCTACTACGCGGAAGGCTCAAAATCGTTGGGCTACGAGATCATCGAGCAACTGGGCTGGAGATTGCCGGATCACGTGGTCGTCCCGATGGCGGGCGGTTCCCTCATCACGAAGATCCACAAGTCGTTCAAGGAATTCGTGAAACTCGGCCTGGTGGACGAGCGAGAATGCCGCATACACGGCGCCCAAGCCGAAGGTTGCGCGCCCATTGTGAACGCCATGAAGGTCGGCGCGGACATCATCAAGCCGGTGAGCAAGCCGCAGACGATCGTCAAGTCACTGGCTATCGGCAACCCGGCGGACGGGTTTTACTCGATACAGGCGATGAAGCAGACCGGCGGCTGGGCGGAGAATCCGGACGACACCGAAGTGGTCGCCGGAATCAAGCTGCTGGCGGAGACCGAAGGGATTTTCGCCGAGACGGCCGGTGGGGTGACGGTGGCGGCCACCCAGCGCCTTGTGAAAGATGGACGGATCAAGCCGAACGAGTCGCTTGTGTTGTGTATCACGGGTCATGGATTGAAGACGCAGGAAGCAGTGGCCAATAAATGCGGCGAGGCGCGGGTCATCGGGCCGCATCTGCGCGAGTTTTCGGCCCTGCTCGATAAGAAGAATTGAGATGAAGAAGGAGAGACGATTATGCCAGTAAATGTAAGGATTCCGACGCCGTTGCGGAAACTCACGAAGGACAAGGACATCGTACAAGCTGCCGGCTCGACGATCCAGGACATTATCGACAGCCTGGAGAAGGAGTATCCGGGCTTGAAGGAGCGGATTTGTGATGAGCGGGGCGAATTGCGCCGGTTCGTGAATGTGTATTTGAATGACGAGGACATTCGCTTTGCGCAGGGCAAAAGTACGCCGGTGAAAGACGGCGACGAAATTTCCGTGATTCCGGCAATCGCGGGCGGTTAAACACAGCGTTGTACCGAGGACAACATGGCAAAGACAACGAAGACGGCGAACGAAATCAAACGCCTCTGGCTGACCTATCCGAAAAAGGCCATCCAACGGCCGGTAATTTACGAGTTGGGCCACAAATTCAAGGTCGTGACCAACATTCGTCAGGCCAGCGTGACGGAGGAAGTCGGCATCGTCTCGCTCGAATTGGTGGGCGCGCGCCCCGAGATCAAGAAAGCGATCAAATGGCTGGAAGGCTTTGGTATCAAGGTTGAGCCCGTCGAGATCAATGTGATTGAAGGGTAGAAAACGAACGTGAAGTTCACATCGGAAGAAATCCATCGTCTGGCGGCGGAGTTCGAGGGGCGAACGCCGCAGGACATATTGCAATGGGCCGCGGACAACTTCGGTTCGCGCGTTGCCATTTCTTCCGCGTTTGGCCCCGAAGGTCTGGTCGTGATCGACATCGCGATGCGCAAGGTCACCCCGCACCTTCCGATCTTTACCATCGACACGGGTTTCTTCTTCAAGGAAACCGTCGAACTGATCCGTCAGGTCGAGCAGGAATATGGGGTCGTGATTGAGCGACTGCACCCGGAATTGACGCCCGAGCAGCAAGTCGAGAAGTATGGGCCCGAACTGTACCGTCGCCAACCCGACCAGTGCTGCTATATGCGCAAGGTGCTTCCATTGCAGAAGAAGCTACCGCAACTCGACGCGCTCGTTGCTGGCCTGCGGCGGTCGCAGGGTGAGACCCGCCAGGGCGCAAAAATACTGCAGTTGCAGGAAACGGCCGGGGGTCACCGTTACCTTAAGATCAATCCGCTGGCCGCCTGGAGCAAGGAAGAAGTCTGGTGGTACATCATCAGCCACCAACTGCACTACAATCCGCTCCACGACCAGGGCTATCCGAGCATCGGTTGCTCGCCGGACTGCTGCACCCGCGCCGTGAAAGACGGAGAAGGCGAGCGCGCGGGCCGCTGGGCGGGTTCCGACAAGAAGGAGTGCGGACTCCACACGTTTGCCGCGAACATCTGACGATGTCGCCCCGGAATTTTTAAATTATGGACCATCTCGATAAACTAGAGAACCAGAGCATCTTCATCATTCGCGAGGCGTTCAACAAGATCGAACGACTCGCGATGCTGTGGAGCGTGGGCAAGGACTCACAGACCATCATGTGGCTGGCGCGCAAGGCATTTTTCGGGCATGTCCCGTTTCCATGCGTGTTCATGGAAACGACTTTCGACATGCCGGAGCTTGTCGAGTTGCGCGACCGATTGACGAAGGAGTGGAAACTGAACCTCGTCATCGCCCGCAATGACGAGGCGCTGGCGCAGGGGATGAACCACACACGCGGTCGCGTCAATTGCTGTTCGGCGTTGTTGAAAGAGAACCTCAAGAAGATCGTTGATCGTGAGAAGTATGGTGGACTCATTGTTGGTGTGCGCCGCGATGAAGATCCGACTCGCGCGAAGGAACGCTATTTCTCGCCGCGCGACAAGAACATGGAATGGAACGTCGAGGACCAGCCGCCCGAGCTGTGGGACCAGTTCAATACTGACCTGGCGGGCGGCACGCATCTGCGCGTCCATCCGCTCCTGCACTGGACGGAGACAAACATTTGGGAGTATGCCGAGCGCGAGAACATCCCGAACGTGGCTTTATACTTCGGCAAGAACGGGAAACGCTATCGCAGTCTCGGTTGCGTCCCCTGCACGTTCATGATCGAGTCGAACGCCGACACTTACGAAAAAATTCGCGAAGAATTACGGACGACCAAACGCAGCGAACGCAGCGTCCGCGCCCAGGACCAGGAAAGCGAAGACGCGTTCGAGAAGTTGCGGCGTGACGGGTACATGTAAGCGATGAGCACCAACACCCTTCAATCCGAGCAGTTGAAAATCGTTATCGTCGGTCACGTGGACCACGGCAAGTCCACGCTGGTGGGGCGCTTGTTTTACGACACCGGGTCGCTGCCGGAGGGCAAGTACGAGAAGATCAAGACAGCTTGCGAGCGGCGCGGGATGCCGTTTGAGTGGGCCTTCCTGATGGACGGCCTGCAGGCGGAACGCGACCAGAATATCACCATCGATACCGCGCAGATTTGGTTTCGCACGAAGCAACGCCAATACGTGATCATCGACGCGCCCGGCCACAAGGAGTTCCTCAAGAACATGGTCACGGGAGCCGCGAGCGCCGAGGCGGCGCTGCTGCTCATCGATGCGAACGAAGGCGTGCAGGAACAATCGCGACGGCATGGGTTCCTCCTTTCGTTGCTTGGGATTCGCCAGATCGCGGTGCTGGTGAACAAGATGGACTTGAAGGGATACAGCGACAAGGTGTTTAAGTCGATCGAGGACGAGTATCGCGCATTTCTGAAGCAATTCGGCGTCGAACCGAAGCTTTTTATTCCAATTGCGGCTGCCAAAGGCGACAATGTTGCCAACAAGTCGACGAACATGCCGTGGTACAGCGGGCCGACCGTTTTGGAGGCCCTGGATCGGTTTCAAACTGCGGAACCACCTCACAATTTGCCGCTACGCTTCCCGATTCAGGACGTCTATCGGTTCGATCAGCGCCGCATCCTTGCCGGCCGGGTCGAGTCCGGCACACTTC from Verrucomicrobiia bacterium carries:
- a CDS encoding HEPN domain-containing protein, encoding MTPEAQDLINLRLTQANESLNEARLLIDQRMCRGTMDRVYFSMFYCACALLATKEFGPSRDGNVAAKFQREFVKTGLIPPEFGERFKHATQLHQDADFGANPPPSCDRLKELMADAESFLTTTKLFLGKQ
- a CDS encoding phosphoadenylyl-sulfate reductase, translated to MKFTSEEIHRLAAEFEGRTPQDILQWAADNFGSRVAISSAFGPEGLVVIDIAMRKVTPHLPIFTIDTGFFFKETVELIRQVEQEYGVVIERLHPELTPEQQVEKYGPELYRRQPDQCCYMRKVLPLQKKLPQLDALVAGLRRSQGETRQGAKILQLQETAGGHRYLKINPLAAWSKEEVWWYIISHQLHYNPLHDQGYPSIGCSPDCCTRAVKDGEGERAGRWAGSDKKECGLHTFAANI
- a CDS encoding threonine synthase, whose protein sequence is MKAKHGFFTSLKCRECGRHYPKEALHVCEFCFGPLEVDYDYDLIKTVLTRDKIQSRPTNMWRYRELLPIEGEPTIGFQVGFTPLVKADRLAKRLGLREVWVKNDTVNYPTLSFKDRVVSVALSRARELGFEIVACASTGNLANSVAANAASGGLKSYVFIPADLETGKVLGSLVYGTNVIGIRGTYDAVNRLCSEIAGKYGWAFVNVNIRPYYAEGSKSLGYEIIEQLGWRLPDHVVVPMAGGSLITKIHKSFKEFVKLGLVDERECRIHGAQAEGCAPIVNAMKVGADIIKPVSKPQTIVKSLAIGNPADGFYSIQAMKQTGGWAENPDDTEVVAGIKLLAETEGIFAETAGGVTVAATQRLVKDGRIKPNESLVLCITGHGLKTQEAVANKCGEARVIGPHLREFSALLDKKN
- the gyrB gene encoding DNA topoisomerase (ATP-hydrolyzing) subunit B, producing the protein MPSKLLEKKRIVEKSLSKEPDRPIEALGASDYTADKIQKLEGVEAVRKRPAMYIGDTGERGLHHLVYEVVDNSIDEALAGFCKHIEATIRVDNSITVVDDGRGIPVDMHKTEKKPAVEVVLTVLHAGGKFDKKSYTVSGGLHGVGVTCVNALSEWLEVEVKRDGKVHHMRFKRGKTASKLEVIGKAKGTGTKITFKADSEIFPVIDYKYDILANRLRELAFLNRGIEITLKDERNDKQDLFKFNGGIEEFIKHINRAKEPLHPKVIYVSKEKDGIAAEVAIQYNEGYNESVYAYANNINTIEGGTHLSGFRSALTKAVNQYAKSNSLLKEKDPSLSGEDLREGLTAVISVKVPNPQFEGQTKTKLGNGEVEGIVSSIVYEGLMTFLEQNPPIGRRIVDKSLTAARAREAARKAREAVRKGAFAGGGLPGKLADCSERNPEFCELYIVEGDSAGGSAKQGRNRQFQAILPIRGKLLNVEKARLDQILNNNEIRTMITAIGTGFGTGEGEGAFDLNRLRYHKIVIMTDADVDGSHIRTLLLTFFYRKMPELIKGGFIYIAQPPLYKIKRKKREEYIENDDQMSRILIELGSEDIRLNRLKDRKEFSGQPLISVLESLQELEKLVDTIERRGIKFEEYLAARDEKSGEVPSYAVRLKQNGVVSFEFARTDKEWAKLCDKYDISPDEEVVPEAKNGDNPKAIVAKPLPLPEANSIQSMIEALEKKGFNLDHYAAQEKPLFELMEGNVTVAEPVDGEALPDAALAKVGTAPAKASAKAEAKKPKAKVEERRSEIHSIPQILEQIKEIGKRGLTIQRYKGLGEMNPEQLWETTMDPERRKMLKVELMDVAATDTMFDILMGDEVAPRRQFIEDNALNVRNLDI
- a CDS encoding ubiquitin-like small modifier protein 1; translated protein: MPVNVRIPTPLRKLTKDKDIVQAAGSTIQDIIDSLEKEYPGLKERICDERGELRRFVNVYLNDEDIRFAQGKSTPVKDGDEISVIPAIAGG
- the cysD gene encoding sulfate adenylyltransferase subunit CysD, which codes for MDHLDKLENQSIFIIREAFNKIERLAMLWSVGKDSQTIMWLARKAFFGHVPFPCVFMETTFDMPELVELRDRLTKEWKLNLVIARNDEALAQGMNHTRGRVNCCSALLKENLKKIVDREKYGGLIVGVRRDEDPTRAKERYFSPRDKNMEWNVEDQPPELWDQFNTDLAGGTHLRVHPLLHWTETNIWEYAERENIPNVALYFGKNGKRYRSLGCVPCTFMIESNADTYEKIREELRTTKRSERSVRAQDQESEDAFEKLRRDGYM
- a CDS encoding NIL domain-containing protein; the protein is MAKTTKTANEIKRLWLTYPKKAIQRPVIYELGHKFKVVTNIRQASVTEEVGIVSLELVGARPEIKKAIKWLEGFGIKVEPVEINVIEG
- a CDS encoding Rrf2 family transcriptional regulator: MKASVKSDYACRAVEALALHHPNARPLRIEEIAHREAIPANYLVQILIELKSKGLIQSRRGKAGGYALAKAPREITVGDVLRAVQGDVLEMPLLLESRCPEEIKRAWRRIKQAAEQAADDVNFEEICAEAKSRPEMYYI